A genomic region of Ovis aries strain OAR_USU_Benz2616 breed Rambouillet chromosome 20, ARS-UI_Ramb_v3.0, whole genome shotgun sequence contains the following coding sequences:
- the LOC101115411 gene encoding olfactory receptor 2B2-like, translating to MWVSNQSSLDDFILLGFSDRSWLETPLFVIFLVAYIFALFGNISIIIVSRLDPQLDSPMYFFVSNLSLLDLCYTTSTVPQMLVNLWGPEKTISYGGCVAQLYIFMALGSTECILLAVMAFDRYAAICKPLRYPVIMNQRRCIHMATGTWISGFANSLVQSTLTVLTPRCGQRVMDHFFCEVPALLKLACTDTHVNEAELNVLGALLLLVPLSLILGTYVFIAQAVMKIRSAESRWKAFNTCASHLLVVSLFYFTAITMYVQPPSSYSRDRGKIMALFYGIVTPTLNPFIYTLRNKDVKAALRRALTKEFWVRTR from the coding sequence ATGTGGGTCAGTAATCAGAGCTCACTAGATGATTTTATCTTACTGGGATTTTCTGATCGATCCTGGCTGGAAACACCACTCTTTGTAATCTTTCTGGTGGCTTACATCTTTGCCCTGTTTGGAAATATCTCTATTATCATAGTTTCTCGCCTGGATCCCCAGCTGGACAGTCCCATGTACTTTTTTGTCTCTAATCTATCCCTTCTGGATCTCTGCTATACTACCAGTACTGTCCCACAGATGCTAGTCAATCTTTGGGGACCAGAAAAGACCATTAGCTATGGTGGTTGTGTTGCCCAGCTCTATATTTTCATGGCCTTGGGTTCTACAGAATGCATACTTCTAGCCGTCATGGCCTTTGACCGTTATGCTGCTATTTGCAAGCCCCTTCGCTACCCAGTCATCATGAACCAGAGGCGTTGTATCCACATGGCCACTGGGACCTGGATTAGTGGCTTTGCTAACTCCCTTGTTCAGTCCACTCTCACCGTGTTGACCCCAAGATGTGGACAGAGGGTGATGGACCATTTCTTCTGTGAAGTTCCTGCTCTTCTGAAACTAGCTTGTACAGATACCCATGTGAATGAGGCTGAACTCAACGTGCTAGGGGCTTTGCTACTTCTGGTGCCCCTCTCCCTCATCTTGGGTACTTATGTGTTCATTGCCCAGGCAGTAATGAAAATCCGCTCTGCTGAAAGTCGCTGGAAGGCCTTTAATACCTGTGCTTCACATTTGCTGGTGGTCTCTCTCTTCTACTTTACAGCCATCACTATGTATGTCCAGCCTCCCTCTAGCTATTCACGGGACAGAGGAAAGATCATGGCGCTCTTCTATGGAATCGTCACACCCACACTCAATCCATTTATCTATACACTGAGGAACAAGGATGTCAAAGCTGCCCTTAGAAGGGCACTAACTAAGGAATTTTGGGTCAGGACAAGATGA